A window of candidate division KSB1 bacterium contains these coding sequences:
- the groL gene encoding chaperonin GroEL (60 kDa chaperone family; promotes refolding of misfolded polypeptides especially under stressful conditions; forms two stacked rings of heptamers to form a barrel-shaped 14mer; ends can be capped by GroES; misfolded proteins enter the barrel where they are refolded when GroES binds), producing MPKLIDFDVDARTSLKRGVDQLSNAVKATLGPKGRNVVIDKKFGAPTVTKDGVTVAKEIELENPVENMGAQMVKEVASKTSDIAGDGTTTATVLAQGIVREGIKNVTAGSNPMDIKRGIEAGVKAIVEELKNISKPLPGKKEIAQVGMISANNDAEIGSLIADAMEKVGKDGVITVEEAKTTETSLEVVEGMQFDRGYLSPYFVTDSETMEASLDEPLILIHDKKISAMKDLLPVLEKVSQMGKPLLIIAEDVDGEALATLVVNKLRGTLKVAAVKAPGFGDRRKAMLEDIAILTNGRVISEEAGFKLENATVSDLGQAKRVSIDKDNTTIVEGSGKSEDIQNRIAQIKKQIETSTSDYDKEKLQERLAKLAGGVAVLNVGASTEVEMKEKKARVEDALHATRAAVEEGIVPGGGVAYIRTLKALDKLKVEGDQVIGIDILKRILEEPVRQIAENAGWEGSIVIQKIKEKDGAYGFNAGTEKFEDLMEAGVIDPTKVSRIALENASSVAALLLTTACTIVDKPEEKSDDGGGMPPGGMGGMGGMGGMM from the coding sequence ATGCCTAAACTGATTGATTTTGATGTTGATGCCAGAACATCGCTTAAACGCGGTGTGGATCAACTGTCAAATGCGGTCAAAGCCACACTGGGTCCCAAGGGACGGAATGTGGTTATTGATAAGAAATTTGGTGCACCGACTGTTACCAAAGATGGTGTAACCGTAGCAAAAGAGATTGAACTGGAAAATCCGGTGGAAAATATGGGCGCACAGATGGTTAAAGAAGTCGCTTCCAAAACCAGTGATATTGCGGGTGACGGTACAACCACTGCGACTGTTTTGGCTCAGGGTATTGTGCGTGAGGGAATAAAGAATGTAACTGCCGGTTCCAACCCCATGGACATCAAGCGAGGCATCGAAGCGGGTGTCAAGGCTATTGTTGAGGAACTGAAGAACATCAGTAAACCGCTTCCCGGTAAAAAGGAAATTGCCCAGGTCGGTATGATTTCGGCTAATAACGATGCTGAAATCGGAAGTCTGATCGCTGACGCAATGGAAAAAGTCGGTAAAGACGGCGTTATCACGGTTGAAGAAGCCAAAACTACGGAAACCAGCCTGGAAGTGGTTGAAGGTATGCAATTTGATCGTGGTTACCTGTCACCGTATTTTGTTACGGATTCCGAAACCATGGAAGCTTCTCTGGATGAGCCGTTGATTCTGATCCATGACAAAAAGATCAGCGCCATGAAAGATCTGCTTCCGGTTCTGGAAAAAGTATCACAAATGGGCAAACCGTTACTCATCATTGCCGAAGATGTAGATGGTGAAGCTCTTGCAACTCTGGTTGTCAACAAATTGCGTGGTACTCTCAAGGTTGCTGCTGTTAAAGCACCGGGATTCGGAGATCGCCGGAAAGCCATGTTGGAAGATATTGCTATTCTGACCAACGGTCGTGTCATTTCTGAAGAAGCCGGTTTCAAGCTGGAGAATGCAACGGTCTCTGATCTTGGTCAGGCCAAACGCGTATCCATTGACAAAGACAATACCACCATAGTTGAAGGATCAGGCAAATCTGAAGATATCCAGAATAGAATCGCCCAGATCAAAAAGCAAATTGAAACCTCAACCTCTGATTATGACAAAGAAAAACTGCAGGAACGTCTTGCAAAACTGGCTGGCGGTGTGGCTGTGCTTAACGTTGGCGCGTCTACTGAGGTAGAAATGAAAGAGAAAAAAGCCCGTGTCGAAGATGCTCTGCATGCTACACGCGCTGCTGTTGAAGAGGGCATTGTGCCCGGTGGTGGCGTTGCCTATATCCGCACTCTGAAAGCTTTGGACAAGTTAAAAGTCGAGGGCGATCAAGTGATTGGTATTGATATTTTGAAACGCATTTTGGAAGAGCCGGTTCGCCAGATTGCTGAAAATGCAGGCTGGGAAGGTTCTATTGTTATACAGAAAATCAAAGAAAAAGATGGCGCTTACGGATTTAACGCTGGAACTGAAAAATTCGAAGATTTGATGGAAGCCGGTGTTATCGATCCGACCAAAGTGTCCAGAATCGCCCTTGAAAACGCTTCAAGTGTCGCAGCTCTGTTGCTCACAACCGCGTGCACGATCGTCGACAAGCCTGAAGAGAAATCTGATGATGGTGGCGGTATGCCTCCTGGCGGTATGGGCGGCATGGGTGGTATGGGCGGCATGATGTAA
- the groES gene encoding co-chaperone GroES — MNIKPLADRVVVKPLEEEDTTAGNIIIPDTAKERPQHGEVMAVGPGKASDSGTTVEMSVKKGDKVLFGKYSGTEITIDGEDYLIMRESDILAVV; from the coding sequence ATGAACATCAAACCTTTGGCAGACAGAGTTGTTGTCAAACCGCTTGAGGAGGAAGACACAACAGCAGGTAATATTATTATTCCGGATACCGCCAAAGAACGTCCCCAGCACGGTGAAGTGATGGCGGTTGGGCCTGGAAAAGCCTCGGACAGCGGAACTACAGTAGAAATGAGCGTAAAAAAGGGCGACAAGGTTTTATTTGGCAAATATTCAGGTACGGAAATCACAATCGACGGCGAAGATTATCTGATCATGCGAGAAAGCGATATCTTGGCGGTTGTCTAA
- a CDS encoding YitT family protein, whose product MKTSNIFKKITVLFGIKIEKIISALGLREKGIWRDYFFILLGSAVMGFGIGVFLVNAKVVPGGVTGLSMTVHYLTNESVPVGLMMWVFNIPLFVWGIAELGKRFGTRTFFGFTISSFFVDFFRGDIPGFEFLHLHDRESVLNLIQNDFLMAVLTGGVLVGLGLGIIFKFKGTTAGTDVVAAVAKKRWGIKPGQCFMVVDFLVIAVAGLVIYFKDLSQERPALTLSLYAVFILFVSARIIDVIIDGFDYARSATIISSKTDQIADIITTQMERGGTVIRGRGLYTNQDRDMFYTVLSRREIGKLVERVKAVDPDAFVIVENVHEVLGEGFRPRI is encoded by the coding sequence GTGAAGACATCAAACATTTTTAAAAAGATAACGGTTCTATTCGGAATCAAAATTGAAAAGATCATTAGTGCACTTGGGTTGCGTGAGAAGGGGATATGGCGCGATTATTTTTTCATTTTACTCGGTTCGGCTGTTATGGGATTCGGAATAGGTGTGTTTCTGGTCAATGCCAAGGTTGTTCCCGGTGGTGTAACCGGACTTTCAATGACTGTTCATTATTTGACCAATGAAAGTGTGCCGGTGGGTTTGATGATGTGGGTGTTTAATATTCCTTTGTTCGTTTGGGGTATTGCCGAACTGGGTAAACGTTTCGGGACCCGGACATTCTTTGGGTTCACGATTAGCTCGTTTTTTGTTGACTTTTTTCGGGGAGATATACCGGGATTTGAGTTTCTGCATTTGCACGACCGTGAAAGCGTGTTGAATCTGATACAGAATGATTTTTTGATGGCCGTCTTAACCGGCGGTGTGCTGGTCGGTTTGGGGCTTGGTATTATTTTCAAATTTAAAGGCACTACGGCAGGAACTGATGTGGTTGCGGCTGTGGCGAAAAAACGCTGGGGCATTAAACCCGGACAATGTTTTATGGTTGTCGATTTTCTGGTGATTGCAGTGGCCGGGCTGGTTATTTATTTTAAGGATCTGTCTCAGGAAAGACCGGCTCTTACATTGTCTCTGTATGCGGTGTTTATATTGTTTGTATCCGCCCGAATTATTGATGTCATCATTGACGGATTTGATTACGCAAGATCGGCAACGATCATTTCGTCGAAAACTGATCAAATTGCTGATATTATTACCACGCAAATGGAACGCGGAGGTACCGTAATCCGTGGAAGAGGACTATATACCAATCAGGATCGAGATATGTTTTACACCGTCCTCAGTCGACGTGAAATCGGCAAGCTTGTTGAACGTGTCAAAGCAGTGGATCCGGATGCATTTGTCATTGTCGAAAATGTGCATGAAGTGTTAGGGGAAGGATTCAGACCGAGAATATGA
- the mutM gene encoding bifunctional DNA-formamidopyrimidine glycosylase/DNA-(apurinic or apyrimidinic site) lyase, whose product MPELPEIETIKATMQFLVADRITQFSVLNQNLRWTVPIRKLNQHICGANIDRVWRRSKYLIWDMDSGYSLFIHLGMSGRLGRFRPDYPLEAHSHVVFHLESGWQIRYRDPRRFGFLDVAYTQNLEQHPRFNKLGVEPLSVDFSPHFLKSTAQRSRRSIKTLIMDSNIVVGIGNIYANEALFRAKVRPERASNRLTDSEITEIVSAIKDILGEAIQRGGTTLRDYRNAQGEPGFFQQDLAVYAKSGVPCKICKQAIKQIRLSGRSTFYCETCQL is encoded by the coding sequence ATGCCTGAATTGCCGGAAATTGAAACGATCAAAGCAACAATGCAGTTTTTGGTCGCTGACCGAATTACTCAGTTCTCCGTTCTAAACCAGAATTTGCGCTGGACTGTACCGATACGCAAGTTGAACCAACATATTTGCGGCGCAAACATAGACCGTGTTTGGCGGCGCTCAAAATATTTGATTTGGGATATGGATAGCGGCTATTCTCTGTTTATCCATCTGGGTATGAGCGGACGACTGGGCAGATTCCGTCCGGATTACCCGCTGGAAGCTCATTCTCATGTCGTCTTTCATTTAGAGTCCGGCTGGCAAATCCGTTATCGGGATCCAAGACGGTTCGGCTTTCTGGATGTCGCGTACACTCAGAATCTTGAACAGCATCCCCGGTTTAATAAACTGGGTGTTGAACCCCTGTCTGTTGATTTTTCGCCCCATTTTTTAAAATCAACCGCTCAGCGATCAAGGCGGTCTATTAAAACTCTGATTATGGATTCCAATATTGTCGTCGGTATTGGAAATATCTATGCCAATGAAGCGCTTTTTCGGGCCAAAGTCAGACCGGAAAGAGCATCGAATAGACTTACAGATTCTGAGATAACTGAAATTGTCAGTGCCATCAAAGATATCCTGGGTGAGGCTATTCAGCGCGGAGGAACAACACTTCGAGATTATAGAAACGCACAGGGTGAACCCGGTTTTTTTCAACAGGACCTTGCTGTTTATGCCAAAAGTGGGGTGCCGTGTAAGATTTGCAAACAAGCTATAAAGCAGATCCGATTATCCGGGCGCAGTACGTTTTATTGTGAAACGTGTCAATTATAG
- a CDS encoding ABC-type transport auxiliary lipoprotein family protein, whose translation MKNVFPVLLLLIFLMMACGHAPNMQYYRFQEWGPLDYDPAFSKTLIVKPFNAHPLLTQQKMLYSLEPFKLDYDHYNQWALPPAVMLTDMTVNFFRNSGLFQDVQTVAAGGGDAIILTGVLEHFEDRRRMDERYALVTLRFELYEMQGAKPFWSKTIKHRTDISGSDTEHIIKALQKAYRESVRQLAHDMIDVIP comes from the coding sequence ATGAAAAACGTATTCCCTGTATTGTTGTTACTGATATTTCTTATGATGGCCTGCGGGCATGCCCCAAATATGCAATATTATCGATTTCAGGAGTGGGGACCATTGGATTATGATCCTGCTTTTAGCAAAACATTGATTGTAAAACCCTTTAATGCACATCCTCTGCTCACGCAGCAGAAAATGCTCTATTCTCTGGAACCTTTTAAATTAGACTATGATCATTATAATCAATGGGCATTGCCCCCTGCTGTAATGCTGACTGATATGACTGTCAATTTCTTTAGAAATTCCGGATTATTTCAGGATGTTCAAACGGTTGCAGCAGGCGGAGGGGATGCGATCATACTAACCGGTGTCCTGGAACATTTTGAAGACCGCAGGCGTATGGATGAAAGATATGCCCTGGTCACGCTGCGTTTCGAGTTGTACGAAATGCAGGGTGCAAAACCCTTTTGGAGCAAAACAATCAAACATCGTACTGATATTTCAGGGTCTGATACCGAGCATATTATCAAGGCGTTGCAAAAAGCTTATCGGGAAAGCGTTCGGCAGCTCGCTCATGATATGATTGATGTGATACCATAA
- a CDS encoding MlaD family protein: MEYQKNEIKAGLFILASLVLLFAFLFIIMGAGNWGNKKVYRTRFGYVGGVEPGSEVRFAGMLVGQVNKVQLVGKEYPGAEIIIKVEEGTPVREDSKAFLTTVGIMGSFYVEITPGSPESDLLEPGSLIESEQVTSYAQMAGEASQMINQISGLSERLSSMFTDENREHLTATLRSARNIAEMTEKDLKETLSAVQSLSSHTEQVLIDLDTILVSKDSAVTESVSRLNKLLAQSGETVTHVNELLTDLDYGLSANEVNMKQILDNLNSMTRNLNEFSQTLKEKPWSAIRKDYPPKRKAVQ; the protein is encoded by the coding sequence TTGGAATATCAAAAAAATGAAATCAAAGCCGGACTGTTTATATTGGCGAGTCTGGTGCTCTTGTTTGCATTCTTGTTTATCATTATGGGCGCCGGGAACTGGGGGAATAAAAAAGTCTACCGTACCCGTTTCGGATATGTGGGCGGAGTTGAGCCCGGCTCTGAAGTGCGTTTTGCAGGCATGCTGGTTGGACAGGTAAACAAGGTGCAGCTTGTCGGGAAGGAATACCCCGGTGCTGAAATAATCATTAAAGTTGAAGAGGGCACTCCTGTCCGTGAGGACAGCAAAGCCTTTTTAACCACAGTCGGGATCATGGGATCATTTTACGTCGAGATTACACCCGGTTCACCGGAATCTGATCTATTGGAACCCGGCTCTCTTATAGAGAGCGAACAGGTTACCTCTTATGCACAAATGGCCGGTGAAGCCTCACAGATGATCAATCAAATCTCAGGATTATCCGAGCGGCTGAGCAGTATGTTTACAGACGAGAATCGCGAACACTTGACCGCCACCCTGAGATCCGCCCGTAATATCGCAGAAATGACAGAAAAGGATTTAAAAGAAACACTGTCCGCTGTTCAAAGTTTATCATCGCATACAGAGCAAGTTTTGATCGATCTGGATACCATCCTTGTCAGTAAGGACTCTGCTGTGACTGAAAGTGTCAGTCGACTGAATAAGCTGCTTGCACAAAGCGGGGAAACCGTAACCCACGTTAATGAGTTGTTAACGGATCTGGATTACGGTCTCAGTGCAAATGAAGTGAATATGAAACAGATACTGGATAATCTGAATTCAATGACACGGAATCTGAACGAGTTCAGTCAAACTCTGAAAGAAAAACCCTGGAGTGCGATACGAAAAGACTATCCGCCAAAACGAAAGGCTGTACAATGA
- a CDS encoding ABC transporter ATP-binding protein, which translates to MEKKEPIIEIRNLQTSYGGHVILNGINLNIYPHETLVILGRSGCGKSTLLRHLIGLNKPDKGHIRIKNIDLNVANEAQQEKLLRRIGMLFQNGALFNSMTVGENVALPLTEHTPQQFSTIRIITRMKLGLVGLSGFENFMPAQLSGGMKKRVALARAIAMDPDILFCDEPSAGLDPIVAAGIDNLVLKLKKALKMTIVVVTHEMESVKTIADRIALLHDGQIRFLGSYEEMIHDTDPFVKQFLRREPDQEQLDPDDYLNELVRD; encoded by the coding sequence ATGGAAAAAAAAGAACCTATTATAGAAATACGCAATCTGCAGACGAGTTACGGCGGACATGTTATACTCAATGGTATCAACCTGAATATCTATCCGCACGAAACTCTGGTTATTCTCGGACGTTCCGGATGCGGCAAAAGTACGCTGCTCAGACATCTGATTGGATTGAATAAGCCGGATAAAGGCCATATCCGAATTAAAAATATCGATTTAAATGTAGCGAATGAAGCGCAGCAGGAAAAGCTGTTAAGGCGAATAGGTATGCTGTTTCAGAACGGCGCTTTGTTCAATTCGATGACCGTGGGTGAAAATGTTGCCCTTCCGCTGACCGAGCATACACCTCAGCAGTTCTCGACGATTCGAATTATCACACGTATGAAACTGGGCCTGGTGGGGTTGTCCGGATTTGAAAACTTTATGCCGGCGCAGTTGTCCGGGGGTATGAAAAAACGCGTTGCGTTGGCCCGCGCTATTGCAATGGATCCGGATATTTTGTTCTGTGATGAACCGTCTGCCGGTCTTGATCCGATCGTAGCGGCAGGTATTGATAATCTTGTCCTGAAACTCAAAAAAGCGCTGAAAATGACAATTGTCGTGGTAACCCATGAAATGGAATCCGTAAAGACGATTGCCGACCGCATTGCTCTGCTGCATGACGGGCAGATTCGCTTTTTAGGCAGTTATGAAGAAATGATTCATGATACTGATCCCTTTGTCAAGCAGTTTCTGCGGAGAGAGCCGGATCAAGAACAGCTGGATCCGGATGACTATTTAAATGAATTGGTAAGAGACTAA
- a CDS encoding ABC transporter permease, whose protein sequence is MKQQAGNTGRRAVLFLVYVARIFRQSGRTLSWIFTGPWRGKKIRWAFTSTQVVRMGVESIPIVSIIAFSTGLIIAMQAAYQLEQFGALIYVADLVGVAMCRELGPLITAIVVSGRSGSAIAAEIGTMKVSEEIDALQTMALNPVGFLVVPRTLAMMLVLPCLTVVADFVGIAGGFVLGVANLQLTFVAYFNETINAIVAKDFITGLIKSFFFAIIIAQVGAFQGFQVKGGAEGVGKSTTASVVTSIFLVVLADLLFTMLFYSTL, encoded by the coding sequence ATGAAACAGCAGGCAGGCAATACCGGACGTCGTGCTGTTTTGTTTTTGGTCTATGTGGCAAGAATTTTCAGACAAAGCGGACGGACCCTCTCGTGGATTTTTACCGGACCATGGCGGGGTAAAAAAATTCGCTGGGCATTTACCAGTACACAGGTGGTCCGAATGGGGGTGGAATCAATACCGATCGTTTCTATTATTGCATTCAGTACCGGATTGATCATTGCCATGCAGGCTGCTTATCAGCTGGAACAATTCGGAGCGCTGATCTATGTGGCCGATCTTGTGGGGGTGGCAATGTGCCGTGAGCTGGGTCCGCTGATCACCGCTATTGTGGTTTCCGGCCGCAGCGGATCAGCGATTGCAGCAGAAATCGGCACCATGAAAGTCTCCGAAGAGATTGACGCATTGCAGACAATGGCGCTGAATCCTGTCGGATTCCTGGTCGTGCCGCGCACTCTGGCCATGATGCTTGTGCTTCCCTGTTTGACGGTGGTTGCCGATTTTGTCGGGATTGCAGGCGGTTTTGTCCTGGGTGTTGCCAATCTTCAATTGACATTTGTTGCCTATTTTAATGAAACCATCAATGCTATTGTGGCAAAAGATTTTATTACCGGATTGATAAAAAGTTTCTTTTTCGCCATTATCATTGCACAGGTTGGAGCTTTTCAGGGATTTCAGGTCAAAGGCGGAGCAGAGGGGGTTGGAAAATCTACAACGGCCTCCGTGGTGACGTCAATTTTCCTGGTCGTACTTGCTGACCTTTTATTCACCATGTTGTTTTACTCTACGTTATAG
- a CDS encoding STAS domain-containing protein translates to MNLKINEHVDTAFAYYEISGEVDMYSSPLVRKAIMNAANKQVQLILVNLDNVNYMDSSGVATLIEGLQYSKKYGGKIVLAGLQESVRQVFELTKLDKIFTIYNDINTAKKELDLPL, encoded by the coding sequence TTGAATTTAAAGATCAACGAACATGTCGATACCGCGTTTGCTTATTATGAGATCAGTGGAGAAGTTGATATGTACTCTTCACCCCTGGTCCGTAAAGCTATTATGAACGCGGCAAACAAACAGGTACAATTGATTTTGGTAAATCTGGACAATGTGAATTATATGGACAGTTCAGGGGTTGCGACGCTGATCGAAGGACTGCAGTACAGCAAAAAGTATGGCGGAAAAATTGTGCTTGCCGGTCTTCAGGAAAGTGTGCGCCAGGTTTTCGAACTCACAAAACTGGATAAAATTTTCACAATTTATAATGACATCAACACAGCAAAAAAAGAACTGGATCTGCCGTTATGA
- a CDS encoding ATP-binding protein: protein MAMKKHVEIQFASDPALLCIVRAAVGQMCHVAGFNKRTCSKIVLALDEACSNIIRHAYHQETNHTIRLVSGIDDEKIEFTLLDTGTPIDVAKIKSRQLDEIRPGGLGVYLIKSVMDFTEWSFAEKSGNKLYMYKIIPRGNN from the coding sequence ATGGCTATGAAGAAACATGTGGAAATTCAATTCGCAAGTGACCCGGCTTTGCTCTGTATCGTCAGAGCAGCGGTCGGACAAATGTGTCATGTGGCCGGATTCAACAAACGGACTTGCAGCAAGATTGTTTTGGCGCTTGATGAAGCCTGTTCGAATATAATACGCCATGCCTATCATCAGGAAACAAATCACACGATACGGCTTGTTTCGGGAATTGATGACGAAAAAATAGAGTTTACGCTATTGGATACGGGAACTCCGATTGATGTTGCTAAAATAAAATCAAGGCAACTCGACGAAATTCGTCCCGGCGGCCTGGGTGTTTACCTGATTAAATCGGTTATGGATTTTACAGAATGGTCTTTTGCGGAGAAATCCGGTAACAAGTTATACATGTACAAAATAATACCACGAGGAAATAATTGA
- the polA gene encoding DNA polymerase I has product MNIKPRLFLIDGMALAYRVYYAFARNPLTNSRGENISVVYGFSNTLFNLLKDENPEYLAVVFDTSEPTFRHKLYEEYKSNREEMPQDMSDQLPRITELLKALDIPIVLKDGFEADDVIGTLAKQAVEKNLQSVIVSGDKDLLQLVDDSIVVLDPGRAGSKPQWLDADGVKEKMGVPPEKIKDFLALTGDTSDNIPGVKGIGPKTATRLLTVYDSLQDILAHLDSMKDNRTRTKIEKDQEEDNHLQLSEQLTTIDLNVPLNLSPLDLKRPEIDSEKAFKFFQSMQIHGMMNRFAPEKQKIETEYNCVCDDETFDGFIKELAQQSHFAFDTETTSSEPMRAELVGLSFSWKSGQAWYLPVKGPDMLTEEEQPLDIKLVLAKLKPILEDESITKCAHNAKYDIIVLWHSGIYVRGLLFDTMVANYLLNPSVRQHSLDALSLHYFDVKKIPIKTLIGAGKKEKTMDQIPIKQVSDYAGEDADMTWRLWELLKPKMQEMNLERLMTDIEVPLIYVLAKMEYNGVSLDLDYLRTMSKELQSELTSLEKRIYELAGIEFNINSPKQLGKILFEELELPVVRRTKTGYSTDVSVLEELAKSHDLPKSILDYRQLAKLKSTYVDALPKLIHPKTGKIHTSFNQTIAATGRLSSSNPNLQNIPIRTSVGRKIRNAFIPLAKGHVLIDADYSQIELRIMAHLSGDETLIEAFRNDKDVHTRTAALIFDVEEQAVSADQRRKAKEVNFGIMYGMGAYGLANRLDISPEQANEFIKSYFANYPDVQRFMVDIVHKARENGFVTTLYDRRRYVPEIKSDNRRVRDFAERTAINTPIQGSAADLIKIAMIRIQKRLEAEQLQTLMIIQVHDELLFDCPESELKDIEPLIRQEMEDAISLNVPIRVDIGAGASWLEAH; this is encoded by the coding sequence ATGAATATAAAGCCTCGTTTGTTTTTAATCGACGGAATGGCGCTGGCTTATCGGGTCTACTATGCCTTTGCGCGCAATCCTCTGACAAATTCACGCGGAGAAAATATCAGTGTTGTTTACGGATTTTCAAATACGTTATTTAATCTTTTAAAAGATGAAAATCCGGAATACCTGGCCGTTGTTTTTGATACATCTGAACCTACTTTTCGACATAAACTTTATGAAGAATACAAATCCAATCGAGAAGAGATGCCGCAGGATATGTCGGATCAGCTGCCGAGAATCACAGAACTGTTAAAAGCGCTTGATATTCCCATTGTGTTAAAGGATGGATTCGAGGCTGATGATGTCATCGGTACTCTGGCCAAACAGGCGGTGGAAAAAAATCTACAGAGCGTGATTGTCTCCGGCGACAAAGATTTGCTTCAGCTGGTTGATGATTCGATTGTGGTTCTTGATCCCGGCCGGGCCGGCAGCAAACCCCAATGGCTTGATGCGGATGGTGTAAAAGAAAAAATGGGGGTCCCGCCTGAAAAGATTAAAGATTTTTTGGCCTTGACAGGTGATACCTCGGATAATATTCCCGGCGTAAAGGGGATTGGTCCGAAAACAGCGACACGGTTATTGACGGTCTATGATTCTCTTCAAGATATATTGGCTCATCTTGATTCGATGAAAGACAATCGCACCCGGACTAAAATTGAAAAAGATCAAGAGGAGGACAATCATCTACAATTGTCCGAACAGCTCACCACCATTGATCTAAATGTTCCGCTGAACCTATCTCCGCTTGACCTGAAACGCCCGGAAATTGATTCGGAAAAAGCGTTTAAATTTTTTCAAAGTATGCAGATTCATGGCATGATGAACCGTTTCGCGCCTGAAAAACAAAAAATTGAAACTGAATACAACTGTGTTTGCGATGACGAGACGTTTGATGGTTTTATCAAAGAACTTGCGCAGCAATCTCATTTTGCCTTTGATACCGAAACAACCAGCAGTGAACCGATGCGCGCTGAGCTGGTCGGCCTCTCTTTTTCCTGGAAAAGCGGACAGGCCTGGTATTTACCGGTCAAGGGGCCGGACATGCTGACGGAGGAAGAACAGCCTTTGGATATCAAGCTGGTGCTTGCCAAACTCAAGCCGATTTTAGAGGACGAATCGATAACAAAATGTGCGCATAATGCAAAATATGACATAATAGTGCTCTGGCACTCTGGCATCTATGTCCGGGGTCTGCTGTTTGATACGATGGTGGCCAATTATCTTTTGAACCCTTCAGTCCGTCAGCATAGTTTGGACGCCTTGAGTCTGCATTATTTCGATGTCAAGAAAATTCCTATCAAGACACTGATCGGTGCGGGGAAAAAAGAAAAAACCATGGATCAAATCCCGATTAAACAGGTCAGTGATTATGCAGGTGAAGACGCAGATATGACGTGGCGATTGTGGGAACTTTTGAAACCCAAGATGCAGGAAATGAACCTTGAACGCCTGATGACCGATATCGAAGTGCCTTTGATTTATGTTCTGGCAAAGATGGAATATAACGGCGTTTCTCTTGACCTGGATTATTTGAGAACCATGTCAAAGGAATTGCAGTCTGAACTGACATCGCTGGAAAAGCGGATTTACGAATTGGCAGGTATAGAGTTCAATATCAACTCGCCCAAGCAGCTGGGCAAGATTCTGTTTGAGGAACTCGAATTGCCCGTGGTCCGGCGCACCAAAACCGGTTATTCCACTGATGTTTCTGTTCTTGAAGAATTGGCAAAATCTCACGATCTGCCCAAGAGCATATTGGATTATCGTCAACTGGCAAAGCTGAAATCAACTTATGTGGATGCTCTGCCTAAATTAATTCATCCCAAAACCGGGAAAATACACACATCATTCAATCAGACGATTGCTGCGACAGGCAGGCTGTCGTCCAGTAATCCAAATTTACAAAATATCCCCATACGCACGTCAGTCGGGCGTAAAATTCGCAACGCCTTTATTCCGCTGGCCAAGGGACATGTTCTGATTGATGCAGATTACTCTCAGATCGAATTGCGTATTATGGCGCATCTTTCCGGTGATGAGACATTGATTGAAGCATTTAGAAACGACAAAGATGTGCACACACGTACTGCCGCTCTGATCTTTGATGTAGAAGAACAAGCTGTCAGTGCGGACCAGCGTCGCAAAGCAAAAGAGGTGAACTTTGGCATCATGTACGGCATGGGCGCCTACGGGTTGGCCAATCGATTGGATATATCGCCTGAACAAGCCAACGAGTTTATTAAATCCTATTTTGCAAATTATCCGGATGTACAGAGATTTATGGTTGATATTGTACACAAAGCCCGGGAAAACGGATTTGTTACGACTCTATATGATCGCCGTCGTTACGTGCCGGAGATCAAGAGTGATAACCGGCGTGTCCGGGATTTTGCCGAGCGAACGGCAATCAATACACCGATTCAGGGAAGCGCAGCGGATTTAATCAAAATAGCAATGATTCGCATTCAAAAAAGGCTTGAAGCGGAACAACTGCAGACTCTGATGATCATTCAAGTTCATGACGAGTTGTTATTCGATTGTCCTGAATCGGAATTAAAAGATATTGAACCGCTGATACGCCAGGAAATGGAAGACGCTATTTCTCTCAATGTCCCGATTCGTGTTGACATTGGAGCAGGAGCAAGCTGGCTTGAAGCACACTGA